The Terriglobales bacterium genomic sequence CCAGCACTCCGATGCCGGCAGCACCCGAATCTCGCGCCACAACATCGCCATCGAATTCTTCTCAACCTGACGATCTGTCCGCCGTGCAGGCGCGCGTCGCGGCGATGCCCCCAATCATTCTCGGCAAAGACATGGCAGATGATCTGGGCGCGACCGTGGGCTCAGTAGTCTTAGTCACTAGTCCGCAGGGTGAGCTCACGCCTTTCGGCCTGACGCCCAAGTACGTTCGCTTCAAAGTTGTCGGTATCTTCAACTCCGGTTTCTACGACTACGATGCCAGTTGGGGGTTTACTCGCCTCTCCGAGGCGCAGAAACTGGAAGGCCTGGGCGATGTGGTCTCAGTGCTGGAATTCAAGGTGGATGACATCTACAAAGCCGGAGAAATCGCACGCGAACTTGAACACGCCGCAGGCAAAGGCTTTCAGTCTACAAACTGGATGGAACAGAACCGTTCCCTGTTCCGCGCCTTGCGCCTGGAGCGGGTGGTTACCTTCATCACTATCGGTCTGATCGTGTTCGTGGCGGCGCTTAACATCCTCATCTCGCTCATCATGATGGTTATGGAGAAGACCCGCGACATCGCCGTACTCCGCTCGATGGGAACTCGCAGGGCACAAATCCGCAATATTTTTGTCTTTCAGGGACTCTTGATTGGGATCGTCGGCACCGCCATCGGACTCATCATCGGCTTTGCCGCGTCCTGGGCCAGTGGCCACTATCACTTCATTTCGCTTTCGCCGGAGGTGTATTCCATCGACTATGTGCCCTTTGCACCCCGCCTCAGCGACGGCCTGATCGTGGCTGCGGTATCCCTGGCTATCTCCCTTGTGGCCACCATCTATCCCTCCATATCAGCGGCACGCATTTATCCTGCCGAAGCGCTGCGCTACGAGTAATGGGATTGCTGTATTCCCGGGCTGTCGAGCGTGTATCGCAAGGCGAGAGATTCTCTAACCTGCCGGTTGCAATTCGGTGGCAAACACTTGCGGTGGCTGTTAGCGGGCCCGCGAAATTTGGCACGTCAGGTGCTCGCTACTCCTGCAGTTACTTCTACCGGAACTTTCGACAATTTTTGACAAAGAAAAAGTCTTGTAATCAGGTATTAAAGAAGTGAGAATCGAGCAGATTTGATGCGGCTCTGCAAGGTGTAGCCGCGGGGGCTAATTCGTAACCATTGGAGTCCGATCTGCATCTATATCTACAACACGAAGTGTTGCACGGAGAAAAACTCAAGAAGGTTTTTCGTTCCGGCAGTTCGGATCTGGTGGTCTTTGAAAACTTATCGCTGGGAGTCAAGCATGGCGAGATGGTCGCTATCGTAGGCCAGTCGGGCGCGGGCAAGAGTACCCTGTTGCACATCCTGGGCGCGCTTGATAGGGCTTCGGAAGGTGACGTATACTGCGCCAAAGAAGACTTGCGATCGC encodes the following:
- a CDS encoding FtsX-like permease family protein; the protein is MRFELFVAARYLRAKRRQAVIGVITAISIAGVAAGVASLVIALAINNGFRQDLQDRLLGSSSHINLLRIENDGIRNWQELLTRLVKTPHVVAGAPAIYDQVLISRGSRARGAVLKGVIPNYERQVSDLLQSVKIGSSEPLNQTSTPMPAAPESRATTSPSNSSQPDDLSAVQARVAAMPPIILGKDMADDLGATVGSVVLVTSPQGELTPFGLTPKYVRFKVVGIFNSGFYDYDASWGFTRLSEAQKLEGLGDVVSVLEFKVDDIYKAGEIARELEHAAGKGFQSTNWMEQNRSLFRALRLERVVTFITIGLIVFVAALNILISLIMMVMEKTRDIAVLRSMGTRRAQIRNIFVFQGLLIGIVGTAIGLIIGFAASWASGHYHFISLSPEVYSIDYVPFAPRLSDGLIVAAVSLAISLVATIYPSISAARIYPAEALRYE